A single Zootoca vivipara chromosome 1, rZooViv1.1, whole genome shotgun sequence DNA region contains:
- the ATXN3 gene encoding ataxin-3 isoform X1, which produces MEAIFHERQEGSLCAQHCLNNLLQGEYFTPVELSSIAQQLDEEERIRMAEGGLSSEEYQTFLQQPSGNMDDSGFFSIQVISNALKVWGLELILFNSPEYQRLGIDPINERSFICNYKEHWFTVRKLGKQWFNLNSLLTGPELISDTYLALFLAQLQQEGYSIFVVKGDLPDCEADQLLQMVRVQQMQRPKLIGEETLQSRDQRVQKTDLEPAVDVNPPFDGTGMLDEDEENFQKALALSRQEIDMEDEEADLRRAIQLSMQGGGLRSGFPDSCTQSVPHSSATSHSESLTSEELRRRRQSYFEKQQQLHQQVHNPGFHAAPVTNSNTLVTDPGGDMSEEDMLQAAMNMSLETVRNSLNTKEKK; this is translated from the exons CAAGAAGGCTCCCTGTGTGCCCAGCATTGCTTGAATAACTTACTACAAGGGGAATATTTCACTCCTGTAGAACTGTCTTCTATTGCACAGCAACTGGATGAAGAAGAGCGAATAAGGATGGCAGAAGGAGGACTTTCTAGTGAAGAATATCAAACATTTTTACAG CAGCCTTCTGGAAATATGGATGACAGTGGCTTCTTCTCTATTCAA GTTATAAGCAATGCCTTGAAAGTTTGGGGTTTAGAACTAATCCTCTTCAACAGCCCAGAGTATCAGAGGCTCGGGATCGACCCTAT aaATGAAAGATCTTTTATTTGTAACTATAAGGAACACTGGTTTACAGTTCGAAAATTAGGAAAACAG TGGTTCAACTTGAATTCTCTCTTGACGGGTCCAGAACTAATATCTGATACTTATCTTGCACTTTTCCTGGCCCAGTTACAACAGGAAG GCTATTCAATATTTGTGGTAAAGGGTGACCTTCCAGATTGTGAGGCTGACCAGTTACTGCAAATGGTTCGGGTGCAGCAGATGCAGCGGCCAAAATTGATTGGGGAAGAGACACTGCAATCAAGAGATCAGAG GGTACAAAAAACAGACCTCGAACCAGCTGTAGATGTTAATCCTCCCTTCGATGGTACAGGCATGTTAGATGAAGATGAAGAGAATTTCCAAAAAGCACTTGCTCTCAGCAGACAGGAAATAGATATGGAGGATGAAGAAGCAGATCTCCGTAGGGCCATTCAACTTAGTATGCAAG GAGGCGGCCTTAGAAGTGGTTTCCCAGATTCTTGCACACAAAGCGTCCCACATTCATCTGCAACAAGCCACTCTGAATCCCTTACATCAGAAGAGCTGCGGCGGAGAAGACAGTCCTATTTTGAAAA acaGCAGCAGTTGCATCAGCAAGTTCACAACCCGGGTTTCCACGCTGCACCAGTTACAAATTCAAATACACTGGTCACTGATCCAG gaggtgatatgAGTGAAGAGGATATGCTTCAGGCAGCTATGAATATGTCCTTGGAAACTGTTAGAAACAGCTTgaacacaaaagaaaagaaatga
- the ATXN3 gene encoding ataxin-3 isoform X4, whose amino-acid sequence MEAIFHERQEGSLCAQHCLNNLLQGEYFTPVELSSIAQQLDEEERIRMAEGGLSSEEYQTFLQQPSGNMDDSGFFSIQVISNALKVWGLELILFNSPEYQRLGIDPINERSFICNYKEHWFTVRKLGKQWFNLNSLLTGPELISDTYLALFLAQLQQEGYSIFVVKGDLPDCEADQLLQMVRVQQMQRPKLIGEETLQSRDQRVQKTDLEPAVDVNPPFDGTGMLDEDEENFQKALALSRQEIDMEDEEADLRRAIQLSMQDSSSCISKFTTRVSTLHQLQIQIHWSLIQEVI is encoded by the exons CAAGAAGGCTCCCTGTGTGCCCAGCATTGCTTGAATAACTTACTACAAGGGGAATATTTCACTCCTGTAGAACTGTCTTCTATTGCACAGCAACTGGATGAAGAAGAGCGAATAAGGATGGCAGAAGGAGGACTTTCTAGTGAAGAATATCAAACATTTTTACAG CAGCCTTCTGGAAATATGGATGACAGTGGCTTCTTCTCTATTCAA GTTATAAGCAATGCCTTGAAAGTTTGGGGTTTAGAACTAATCCTCTTCAACAGCCCAGAGTATCAGAGGCTCGGGATCGACCCTAT aaATGAAAGATCTTTTATTTGTAACTATAAGGAACACTGGTTTACAGTTCGAAAATTAGGAAAACAG TGGTTCAACTTGAATTCTCTCTTGACGGGTCCAGAACTAATATCTGATACTTATCTTGCACTTTTCCTGGCCCAGTTACAACAGGAAG GCTATTCAATATTTGTGGTAAAGGGTGACCTTCCAGATTGTGAGGCTGACCAGTTACTGCAAATGGTTCGGGTGCAGCAGATGCAGCGGCCAAAATTGATTGGGGAAGAGACACTGCAATCAAGAGATCAGAG GGTACAAAAAACAGACCTCGAACCAGCTGTAGATGTTAATCCTCCCTTCGATGGTACAGGCATGTTAGATGAAGATGAAGAGAATTTCCAAAAAGCACTTGCTCTCAGCAGACAGGAAATAGATATGGAGGATGAAGAAGCAGATCTCCGTAGGGCCATTCAACTTAGTATGCAAG acaGCAGCAGTTGCATCAGCAAGTTCACAACCCGGGTTTCCACGCTGCACCAGTTACAAATTCAAATACACTGGTCACTGATCCAG gaggtgatatgA
- the ATXN3 gene encoding ataxin-3 isoform X2, with amino-acid sequence MEAIFHERQEGSLCAQHCLNNLLQGEYFTPVELSSIAQQLDEEERIRMAEGGLSSEEYQTFLQPSGNMDDSGFFSIQVISNALKVWGLELILFNSPEYQRLGIDPINERSFICNYKEHWFTVRKLGKQWFNLNSLLTGPELISDTYLALFLAQLQQEGYSIFVVKGDLPDCEADQLLQMVRVQQMQRPKLIGEETLQSRDQRVQKTDLEPAVDVNPPFDGTGMLDEDEENFQKALALSRQEIDMEDEEADLRRAIQLSMQGGGLRSGFPDSCTQSVPHSSATSHSESLTSEELRRRRQSYFEKQQQLHQQVHNPGFHAAPVTNSNTLVTDPGGDMSEEDMLQAAMNMSLETVRNSLNTKEKK; translated from the exons CAAGAAGGCTCCCTGTGTGCCCAGCATTGCTTGAATAACTTACTACAAGGGGAATATTTCACTCCTGTAGAACTGTCTTCTATTGCACAGCAACTGGATGAAGAAGAGCGAATAAGGATGGCAGAAGGAGGACTTTCTAGTGAAGAATATCAAACATTTTTACAG CCTTCTGGAAATATGGATGACAGTGGCTTCTTCTCTATTCAA GTTATAAGCAATGCCTTGAAAGTTTGGGGTTTAGAACTAATCCTCTTCAACAGCCCAGAGTATCAGAGGCTCGGGATCGACCCTAT aaATGAAAGATCTTTTATTTGTAACTATAAGGAACACTGGTTTACAGTTCGAAAATTAGGAAAACAG TGGTTCAACTTGAATTCTCTCTTGACGGGTCCAGAACTAATATCTGATACTTATCTTGCACTTTTCCTGGCCCAGTTACAACAGGAAG GCTATTCAATATTTGTGGTAAAGGGTGACCTTCCAGATTGTGAGGCTGACCAGTTACTGCAAATGGTTCGGGTGCAGCAGATGCAGCGGCCAAAATTGATTGGGGAAGAGACACTGCAATCAAGAGATCAGAG GGTACAAAAAACAGACCTCGAACCAGCTGTAGATGTTAATCCTCCCTTCGATGGTACAGGCATGTTAGATGAAGATGAAGAGAATTTCCAAAAAGCACTTGCTCTCAGCAGACAGGAAATAGATATGGAGGATGAAGAAGCAGATCTCCGTAGGGCCATTCAACTTAGTATGCAAG GAGGCGGCCTTAGAAGTGGTTTCCCAGATTCTTGCACACAAAGCGTCCCACATTCATCTGCAACAAGCCACTCTGAATCCCTTACATCAGAAGAGCTGCGGCGGAGAAGACAGTCCTATTTTGAAAA acaGCAGCAGTTGCATCAGCAAGTTCACAACCCGGGTTTCCACGCTGCACCAGTTACAAATTCAAATACACTGGTCACTGATCCAG gaggtgatatgAGTGAAGAGGATATGCTTCAGGCAGCTATGAATATGTCCTTGGAAACTGTTAGAAACAGCTTgaacacaaaagaaaagaaatga
- the ATXN3 gene encoding ataxin-3 isoform X5, whose amino-acid sequence MEAIFHERQEGSLCAQHCLNNLLQGEYFTPVELSSIAQQLDEEERIRMAEGGLSSEEYQTFLQQPSGNMDDSGFFSIQVISNALKVWGLELILFNSPEYQRLGIDPINERSFICNYKEHWFTVRKLGKQWFNLNSLLTGPELISDTYLALFLAQLQQEGYSIFVVKGDLPDCEADQLLQMVRVQQMQRPKLIGEETLQSRDQR is encoded by the exons CAAGAAGGCTCCCTGTGTGCCCAGCATTGCTTGAATAACTTACTACAAGGGGAATATTTCACTCCTGTAGAACTGTCTTCTATTGCACAGCAACTGGATGAAGAAGAGCGAATAAGGATGGCAGAAGGAGGACTTTCTAGTGAAGAATATCAAACATTTTTACAG CAGCCTTCTGGAAATATGGATGACAGTGGCTTCTTCTCTATTCAA GTTATAAGCAATGCCTTGAAAGTTTGGGGTTTAGAACTAATCCTCTTCAACAGCCCAGAGTATCAGAGGCTCGGGATCGACCCTAT aaATGAAAGATCTTTTATTTGTAACTATAAGGAACACTGGTTTACAGTTCGAAAATTAGGAAAACAG TGGTTCAACTTGAATTCTCTCTTGACGGGTCCAGAACTAATATCTGATACTTATCTTGCACTTTTCCTGGCCCAGTTACAACAGGAAG GCTATTCAATATTTGTGGTAAAGGGTGACCTTCCAGATTGTGAGGCTGACCAGTTACTGCAAATGGTTCGGGTGCAGCAGATGCAGCGGCCAAAATTGATTGGGGAAGAGACACTGCAATCAAGAGATCAGAGGTAA
- the ATXN3 gene encoding ataxin-3 isoform X3, whose translation MAEGGLSSEEYQTFLQQPSGNMDDSGFFSIQVISNALKVWGLELILFNSPEYQRLGIDPINERSFICNYKEHWFTVRKLGKQWFNLNSLLTGPELISDTYLALFLAQLQQEGYSIFVVKGDLPDCEADQLLQMVRVQQMQRPKLIGEETLQSRDQRVQKTDLEPAVDVNPPFDGTGMLDEDEENFQKALALSRQEIDMEDEEADLRRAIQLSMQGGGLRSGFPDSCTQSVPHSSATSHSESLTSEELRRRRQSYFEKQQQLHQQVHNPGFHAAPVTNSNTLVTDPGGDMSEEDMLQAAMNMSLETVRNSLNTKEKK comes from the exons ATGGCAGAAGGAGGACTTTCTAGTGAAGAATATCAAACATTTTTACAG CAGCCTTCTGGAAATATGGATGACAGTGGCTTCTTCTCTATTCAA GTTATAAGCAATGCCTTGAAAGTTTGGGGTTTAGAACTAATCCTCTTCAACAGCCCAGAGTATCAGAGGCTCGGGATCGACCCTAT aaATGAAAGATCTTTTATTTGTAACTATAAGGAACACTGGTTTACAGTTCGAAAATTAGGAAAACAG TGGTTCAACTTGAATTCTCTCTTGACGGGTCCAGAACTAATATCTGATACTTATCTTGCACTTTTCCTGGCCCAGTTACAACAGGAAG GCTATTCAATATTTGTGGTAAAGGGTGACCTTCCAGATTGTGAGGCTGACCAGTTACTGCAAATGGTTCGGGTGCAGCAGATGCAGCGGCCAAAATTGATTGGGGAAGAGACACTGCAATCAAGAGATCAGAG GGTACAAAAAACAGACCTCGAACCAGCTGTAGATGTTAATCCTCCCTTCGATGGTACAGGCATGTTAGATGAAGATGAAGAGAATTTCCAAAAAGCACTTGCTCTCAGCAGACAGGAAATAGATATGGAGGATGAAGAAGCAGATCTCCGTAGGGCCATTCAACTTAGTATGCAAG GAGGCGGCCTTAGAAGTGGTTTCCCAGATTCTTGCACACAAAGCGTCCCACATTCATCTGCAACAAGCCACTCTGAATCCCTTACATCAGAAGAGCTGCGGCGGAGAAGACAGTCCTATTTTGAAAA acaGCAGCAGTTGCATCAGCAAGTTCACAACCCGGGTTTCCACGCTGCACCAGTTACAAATTCAAATACACTGGTCACTGATCCAG gaggtgatatgAGTGAAGAGGATATGCTTCAGGCAGCTATGAATATGTCCTTGGAAACTGTTAGAAACAGCTTgaacacaaaagaaaagaaatga